In Zhaonella formicivorans, one DNA window encodes the following:
- the glpX gene encoding class II fructose-bisphosphatase, producing the protein MERGLTLEIARVTEAAALAAARWLGRGDKIAADDAAVTAMRAVFDSIDVDGTVVIGEGEMDEAPMLYIGEKVGTGKGLKVDIAVDPLEGTNIVAKGLTGAIAVVAVAETGCLLHAPDMYMDKIAVGPKAAGSINLDAPVKENLKSVSSALGKSVSDLTVVILDRPRHNKIIQEVREAGARIKLISDGDVAPAVATAFDHSGVDIMMGIGGAPEGVLAAAALKCMGGEMQGRLVPETEEEIVRAQKMGLKDVHQLLTMNDLVKCEDVIFAASGITDSSLLKGVLFNATGAITHTVVMRGKTGTIRFIEAIHRFDKKPQWKKMCTD; encoded by the coding sequence ATGGAGAGAGGTTTGACTCTGGAAATTGCCCGGGTTACCGAGGCAGCTGCCTTAGCAGCCGCCCGCTGGCTGGGACGGGGTGACAAAATTGCCGCTGATGATGCAGCGGTAACTGCCATGCGGGCAGTTTTTGACAGTATCGATGTTGATGGAACGGTAGTTATCGGCGAAGGGGAAATGGATGAAGCCCCCATGCTCTATATTGGGGAAAAAGTAGGCACGGGGAAGGGTTTAAAAGTTGACATCGCCGTGGACCCCTTGGAAGGCACCAACATTGTGGCCAAAGGATTGACCGGGGCCATTGCTGTAGTGGCTGTGGCTGAAACAGGTTGTCTCTTGCATGCCCCTGATATGTATATGGATAAAATCGCAGTGGGGCCTAAAGCTGCCGGCAGCATTAATCTGGACGCTCCGGTAAAAGAGAATTTAAAATCGGTTTCCAGCGCTTTAGGTAAAAGCGTTTCCGATTTGACAGTAGTAATCCTGGACCGCCCCCGGCATAATAAAATCATTCAGGAAGTCCGGGAAGCAGGCGCACGGATTAAACTCATTTCCGACGGCGACGTAGCTCCCGCAGTAGCTACCGCTTTTGATCACTCGGGGGTTGACATCATGATGGGCATCGGGGGGGCTCCCGAAGGGGTGTTGGCTGCGGCTGCCTTAAAATGCATGGGGGGCGAAATGCAGGGGAGGCTTGTGCCTGAAACGGAGGAAGAAATTGTCCGGGCCCAGAAGATGGGTTTGAAAGATGTGCATCAGCTCCTGACCATGAATGACCTGGTTAAATGTGAAGATGTGATTTTTGCTGCTTCCGGCATTACCGACAGCAGCTTGTTAAAGGGTGTGCTTTTCAACGCCACAGGGGCTATAACCCATACTGTGGTGATGCGCGGTAAAACAGGTACTATCCGCTTTATCGAAGCAATCCACCGCTTTGACAAAAAGCCCCAGTGGAAAAAGATGTGTACAGATTAA
- the fsa gene encoding fructose-6-phosphate aldolase: MRLFIDTANIEEIKEANSWGIISGVTTNPSLIAKEGRDFKEVVREIAQIVDGPISAEVISLEAPGMVSEARELAKIHPNVIIKIPMTLEGLKAVKTLSAEGIRTNVTLIFSANQALMAARAGATYVSPFVGRLDDVGHDGLGLISEIVQIFAQHGIGTEIISASIRHPLHVTQSALLGADIATVPFKVLKQMAQHPLTDQGIERFLADWAKLEKK, from the coding sequence ATGCGACTTTTTATTGATACAGCCAATATTGAAGAAATAAAAGAAGCTAACAGTTGGGGGATAATCAGCGGGGTGACAACCAACCCTTCCCTGATCGCCAAAGAAGGCAGGGACTTTAAGGAGGTTGTGCGGGAAATTGCCCAAATTGTGGATGGGCCCATTTCCGCCGAAGTAATTTCCCTGGAAGCTCCCGGTATGGTGAGCGAGGCCAGGGAGTTGGCTAAAATCCATCCCAATGTGATAATCAAAATTCCAATGACACTGGAAGGGCTGAAAGCAGTTAAAACTCTATCTGCCGAAGGTATCCGCACCAACGTAACCCTGATTTTTTCAGCCAACCAGGCGCTGATGGCGGCGCGGGCCGGTGCTACCTATGTCAGTCCTTTTGTAGGCAGGCTCGACGATGTCGGCCATGATGGACTTGGTTTAATCAGTGAGATCGTGCAGATTTTTGCCCAGCACGGCATCGGGACAGAAATTATCTCAGCCAGCATCAGGCACCCCCTCCATGTCACTCAGTCGGCTTTGCTGGGTGCAGATATAGCTACCGTGCCATTCAAAGTGCTGAAACAGATGGCCCAGCATCCCTTAACAGACCAGGGCATAGAAAGATTTTTAGCCGACTGGGCTAAATTGGAGAAAAAATAA
- a CDS encoding IS1380 family transposase encodes MKSVQEYSMNFNSRIKVNFNGGDLTSDAGLLLYKEFDYKLGLSETVEKMLVVDDPVMHRDHPNSDVVIQKLYQHLAGYHADDHADDLSEEPLLTAILGKKRLASQPTISRFNEKANIATAKSLEHINEILQKRVYMLKPQDQFVMDLDSSGFTAYGNQYGANFNSHYQEWGFHPLFCFDGLTGDCLKAELRAGNVYTSRQVVRFVGPLLKRYEAWVSNPLIVLRADSGFAVPELFKLVETKGHKYVIRLKANARLQSVAQSMADQVLNPERLHERQVHYREFLYQATSWDRARRVVVKMERPAGQLFFEFTFIVTNMELQPRNIVRFYCQRGHMENFIKEAKNGFACHKLSSTNFESNAVKLQLSMLAYNFNNWFRRLCLPEPMKPNRMETLRLKLIKIAGKLVRSARYWTWKLCSSYIYQNSFIQTLQNISSLPCLVNE; translated from the coding sequence ATGAAAAGTGTACAGGAATATAGCATGAACTTCAACTCCCGAATAAAAGTTAATTTCAATGGTGGCGACCTAACTTCAGATGCAGGGTTGTTATTGTATAAGGAATTTGATTATAAACTCGGCCTTTCAGAAACTGTTGAAAAAATGCTGGTAGTTGATGACCCTGTTATGCACCGAGATCATCCTAATAGTGATGTGGTTATCCAAAAGCTTTATCAGCATCTTGCTGGTTATCACGCTGATGATCATGCGGATGACTTAAGCGAAGAACCCCTACTCACCGCTATACTGGGAAAAAAGCGCTTGGCCTCGCAGCCAACAATCTCCCGGTTCAATGAAAAAGCGAATATTGCAACTGCAAAATCATTGGAACATATTAATGAAATCTTACAAAAGCGAGTATATATGCTTAAACCCCAAGACCAGTTTGTTATGGATCTTGATTCTTCCGGCTTTACTGCTTACGGTAATCAATATGGAGCAAACTTCAATTCTCATTATCAAGAGTGGGGGTTTCACCCTCTATTTTGTTTTGATGGACTAACAGGTGATTGCCTTAAAGCCGAGCTTCGTGCTGGCAACGTATATACTTCTCGTCAGGTGGTGCGATTTGTCGGTCCACTCCTTAAAAGGTATGAGGCTTGGGTTAGCAATCCTTTAATTGTTTTGCGCGCAGATAGTGGTTTTGCCGTTCCAGAACTCTTTAAACTAGTAGAAACCAAGGGTCATAAATATGTAATTCGCTTAAAAGCCAATGCTCGTCTTCAATCTGTTGCACAGTCCATGGCGGACCAAGTATTAAACCCTGAAAGACTGCATGAAAGGCAAGTCCACTACCGGGAATTTCTGTATCAAGCTACTAGTTGGGATCGTGCCCGCCGCGTTGTTGTCAAAATGGAACGGCCTGCTGGACAATTGTTCTTTGAATTCACGTTTATCGTGACAAACATGGAACTACAACCGCGTAATATCGTTCGTTTTTACTGTCAACGTGGACATATGGAAAACTTTATTAAGGAAGCCAAAAATGGATTCGCTTGTCACAAACTTAGCAGCACTAACTTTGAATCCAATGCAGTAAAACTGCAGTTATCCATGTTGGCATACAACTTTAACAACTGGTTTCGTAGGTTGTGCTTGCCTGAACCAATGAAACCAAACCGAATGGAGACACTGCGGTTGAAATTAATCAAAATTGCAGGGAAACTGGTACGTTCCGCTCGCTACTGGACCTGGAAGTTATGCAGCTCTTATATATACCAAAATTCATTTATACAAACCTTGCAAAATATAAGCAGTTTGCCTTGTTTAGTAAATGAATAA
- a CDS encoding DUF1540 domain-containing protein → MNRIKCTVEECVYQSNSECHADAIEVRSSGDMVVDTSDGTACETFRKR, encoded by the coding sequence GTGAACAGAATCAAGTGCACCGTCGAGGAATGCGTATATCAGAGCAATTCGGAGTGTCATGCCGATGCTATTGAAGTCCGCTCCAGCGGCGACATGGTGGTGGATACTTCCGACGGAACAGCCTGTGAAACCTTCAGAAAAAGGTAA
- a CDS encoding DUF1540 domain-containing protein, producing MTKIEVRCYVDSCTFWKGNICTAGAIEVASEDAEKTPHRSDHTMCNTFKERKPEM from the coding sequence GTGACAAAAATAGAAGTCCGTTGCTATGTTGACAGCTGCACTTTTTGGAAAGGGAATATTTGTACTGCCGGTGCTATCGAGGTAGCCAGCGAGGATGCGGAAAAAACTCCGCACCGTTCGGACCACACTATGTGCAACACCTTCAAGGAGCGTAAACCCGAGATGTAG
- a CDS encoding class II fructose-1,6-bisphosphate aldolase, translating to MPLVPVKELLEKAEAGGYAVGAFNCNNMEIIQAIVDAAEAEKAPVIVQASQGAIKYAGLEYITALTRVAAEHASVPVALHLDHGTSFEQVMQCIRYGFTSVMIDGSKLSLEENIALTNKVLDVARAVGVSVEAELGKIGGTEDDITVDEWEANMTDPGEAKTFVEATGVDSLAVAIGTAHGQYKGTPKLDFERLRKIKELVKVPIVLHGSSGVPDDAIRRAIELGVRKVNIDTNLREAFVAGVKEIITANPKEIDPRKILGPAKKAMSAVIREKIRLFGSAGKA from the coding sequence ATGCCTTTAGTACCGGTGAAAGAATTGCTTGAAAAAGCGGAGGCCGGCGGTTATGCGGTAGGTGCTTTTAACTGCAACAATATGGAGATTATCCAGGCTATTGTGGATGCGGCAGAAGCGGAAAAAGCCCCTGTAATTGTTCAGGCCAGCCAGGGTGCGATTAAGTATGCGGGGTTGGAGTACATTACCGCCTTGACCAGAGTTGCGGCTGAACATGCTTCAGTGCCTGTAGCGCTCCACCTGGACCACGGGACCAGCTTTGAACAGGTAATGCAGTGTATACGGTACGGTTTTACTTCGGTAATGATTGATGGTTCCAAGCTGTCGCTGGAGGAGAACATCGCTTTAACCAACAAGGTGCTGGATGTAGCCCGGGCGGTAGGAGTATCGGTGGAAGCTGAACTGGGCAAAATCGGCGGGACTGAAGATGATATCACGGTAGATGAATGGGAAGCAAATATGACCGATCCCGGGGAAGCAAAAACATTTGTGGAAGCTACCGGTGTTGATTCTTTGGCGGTTGCTATCGGAACTGCCCACGGTCAGTACAAGGGGACGCCCAAGCTGGACTTTGAACGTTTGCGGAAGATCAAGGAACTGGTTAAGGTTCCCATTGTGCTCCATGGTTCATCCGGGGTGCCCGATGATGCTATTCGCCGTGCCATAGAGCTAGGCGTCAGAAAGGTGAACATCGACACCAACTTAAGGGAAGCATTTGTAGCCGGGGTCAAAGAAATAATTACCGCCAACCCCAAAGAAATTGATCCGCGTAAAATCCTGGGGCCCGCCAAAAAAGCCATGAGCGCAGTAATTCGTGAAAAAATCAGGCTTTTCGGCAGTGCGGGTAAAGCGTGA